In Mongoliitalea daihaiensis, one DNA window encodes the following:
- a CDS encoding hemin-degrading factor — protein METLVQQTSKESLTRAWEELKSSEPQLRIRDAAKKLGVTELELLHTTVGTHTIRLEGDWASLLIELKKLGKVMALTRNDGCVLEHKGTFQKIDIQGQAPHQVATVIGPIEQRVFFSGWKFGYAVINQTPRGTMRSFQFFDKAGEAVMKVYLQEKSNLAAFDDIIQIYQAADQDIELALESFPVPEYADSIDMEAFTQDWEQMKDTHEFFGMLRRYKVHRLNAVKWINDKWAYEVDRLSARKILEVASAEKMPIMIFAGNKGNIQIHQGKVRTIRQMGSWLNVMDPDFNMHLNEDQIDCAFVVHKNTDDGLVSSLELFDKEGEMIAQFFGLRKPGIAQLPVWKNLIDSL, from the coding sequence ATGGAAACACTTGTTCAACAAACATCAAAAGAGTCATTAACTAGAGCATGGGAGGAGTTGAAATCATCAGAACCTCAGCTTCGTATTCGAGACGCTGCCAAAAAATTGGGTGTAACTGAATTAGAATTGTTACATACTACTGTAGGGACACATACGATAAGATTAGAGGGAGATTGGGCTTCTTTGCTAATTGAACTCAAAAAACTAGGTAAAGTAATGGCCCTTACTAGGAATGATGGTTGTGTTTTGGAACACAAAGGGACATTTCAAAAAATTGATATTCAGGGTCAGGCCCCTCATCAAGTTGCGACAGTAATAGGACCCATCGAGCAGCGCGTGTTTTTTAGCGGTTGGAAATTTGGTTATGCGGTGATCAACCAAACGCCAAGAGGTACTATGAGGAGTTTTCAGTTTTTTGATAAAGCTGGAGAAGCTGTAATGAAAGTATATCTGCAGGAAAAAAGTAATTTAGCTGCTTTTGATGATATCATCCAAATTTACCAAGCCGCTGATCAAGATATTGAATTGGCATTGGAGTCTTTCCCTGTTCCTGAATATGCTGATAGCATAGACATGGAAGCGTTTACTCAGGATTGGGAACAAATGAAAGATACCCATGAGTTTTTTGGGATGCTTCGGAGGTACAAGGTGCATAGACTCAATGCTGTCAAATGGATCAATGATAAATGGGCATATGAGGTCGATAGACTTTCTGCAAGAAAGATCCTTGAAGTTGCTTCAGCTGAAAAAATGCCGATTATGATTTTTGCTGGGAATAAGGGTAACATTCAAATCCATCAGGGAAAAGTTAGAACAATTCGTCAGATGGGCTCTTGGTTGAATGTGATGGATCCTGATTTCAATATGCATCTCAATGAAGATCAGATTGATTGTGCTTTTGTGGTGCATAAAAATACGGACGATGGCCTTGTTTCTTCTTTAGAGCTCTTTGATAAAGAAGGGGAAATGATTGCGCAATTTTTCGGACTAAGAAAACCAGG
- a CDS encoding heme ABC transporter ATP-binding protein translates to MLQASNIHFCIQHRPIVDTAELHISPGKLTTIIGPNGAGKSTLLKILAGDIVCQHGTILYNGQNLKKLKAKDLAKIRAVMPQHSQLSFPFHAKEVVELGMIALGDRADEAIVREVMEETQTWHFKDKLYSQLSGGEKQRVQLSRVLAQIWGESSNPRYLLLDEPTSSLDIAHQHHVLHIASRLKSKNIGVLAVLHDLNMAAAYSDQVIMLKNGRIYQAGSVAETLTSEKLHHVYDYPIQVYDNQAYHGIHIQSLPIHTTSAIVKTA, encoded by the coding sequence ATGCTTCAAGCTTCCAATATTCATTTTTGCATTCAGCACAGGCCAATTGTAGATACGGCTGAATTACATATTTCACCGGGCAAGTTGACGACCATCATCGGTCCCAATGGTGCAGGCAAATCCACGCTTCTAAAAATCCTAGCTGGTGATATTGTTTGTCAACACGGGACTATCTTATATAATGGTCAGAATTTAAAAAAATTAAAAGCAAAAGATCTTGCTAAAATTCGGGCAGTGATGCCCCAACATTCCCAATTATCCTTTCCATTTCACGCTAAGGAAGTCGTCGAGTTGGGTATGATTGCTTTAGGTGATCGTGCTGATGAGGCAATTGTAAGAGAAGTCATGGAGGAAACGCAAACCTGGCATTTTAAAGATAAGCTGTATAGCCAATTATCTGGTGGTGAAAAGCAACGGGTACAGTTGTCCCGAGTGTTAGCGCAGATTTGGGGTGAGTCCTCCAACCCCCGGTATCTTTTGTTGGATGAACCAACCTCGAGCTTAGACATTGCGCATCAACATCATGTTTTGCACATCGCGTCACGCCTCAAAAGTAAAAATATTGGGGTATTGGCTGTCTTACATGATCTGAATATGGCTGCTGCCTATTCCGACCAAGTAATCATGCTAAAGAATGGAAGGATTTATCAAGCGGGTTCTGTAGCAGAGACCTTGACTTCCGAAAAATTACACCATGTATATGATTATCCGATTCAGGTATACGATAATCAAGCCTATCATGGCATACATATTCAATCATTACCTATTCATACAACATCAGCAATTGTCAAAACAGCATAA
- a CDS encoding FecCD family ABC transporter permease produces MPSLLSISSRTQKRSVILVGLAGILLLIVAASLTMGAFPISLPKVFQFLVGIQWGDASLTLQERNVLLQIRLPRIVMAMLVGGSLAMAGAALQGLFRNPLVEPGLIGVSSGSALFAVVYIVFGSSVAWLAWMGKVGLALFAFVGGLMNTALVYKLSSKAGKTDISLLILAGVALNALAGALIGLAIFYADDAALRNFTFWSLGDVGGANWEKVLIMSLVSVIPVGLILGQFQALNALAIGESEAFHMGINVQQTKLIVLIGSALIVGTAVAFTGTIGFVGLVVPHLLRILIGADHRLVLPAAWLAGAILLTVADTLARTMVAPSEMPIGIITAIIGAPFFIWLLSSIKQIRY; encoded by the coding sequence ATGCCAAGTTTGCTGTCCATATCGTCCCGCACACAAAAGCGATCTGTGATATTGGTAGGTCTTGCCGGCATCTTGTTGCTGATAGTTGCGGCATCGCTTACCATGGGTGCTTTTCCCATCAGTCTTCCCAAGGTTTTTCAATTTCTAGTAGGAATACAGTGGGGTGATGCATCCCTGACCTTACAGGAACGAAATGTTTTACTACAAATCAGATTGCCAAGAATTGTGATGGCAATGTTGGTTGGTGGCTCACTAGCCATGGCGGGTGCTGCTTTGCAAGGCTTATTCCGTAATCCTTTGGTCGAACCTGGTTTGATAGGTGTGAGCAGTGGGAGTGCGTTGTTTGCAGTGGTCTATATTGTATTTGGTTCTTCTGTTGCTTGGCTTGCATGGATGGGCAAAGTTGGATTAGCACTCTTCGCTTTTGTAGGCGGTCTGATGAATACTGCATTGGTGTATAAGCTTTCCAGCAAGGCTGGCAAAACTGACATATCCCTTTTAATTCTCGCGGGTGTAGCACTGAATGCTCTTGCAGGGGCTTTGATTGGTTTAGCCATATTCTATGCCGATGATGCAGCCCTTCGGAATTTCACCTTTTGGAGTTTAGGGGATGTGGGAGGAGCCAATTGGGAAAAGGTATTGATTATGAGTTTGGTTTCAGTCATACCTGTAGGATTAATACTGGGACAATTTCAAGCATTAAATGCCTTAGCTATTGGAGAAAGTGAGGCCTTTCACATGGGGATCAATGTACAGCAAACGAAGTTGATTGTATTAATTGGGTCAGCTCTTATAGTAGGTACGGCCGTGGCATTTACTGGTACGATAGGTTTTGTGGGTCTTGTGGTCCCCCACCTGCTTCGGATTTTGATTGGTGCAGATCATCGCTTGGTGTTACCTGCTGCATGGTTAGCTGGAGCGATTCTATTGACCGTCGCAGATACTCTTGCACGAACAATGGTAGCTCCATCAGAAATGCCAATAGGAATCATCACAGCTATCATTGGAGCTCCTTTCTTTATTTGGTTACTCTCATCTATTAAACAAATTCGTTACTGA
- a CDS encoding heme/hemin ABC transporter substrate-binding protein, producing the protein MIARFVVGFVVSALFACSSKQVSEEVDKQEWKLITAGGTVSEVVVSLGYLERIIATDITSTFPASLQQLPSIGYRNQIKGEGLMALGADMILAESGYLSEDVLDQLKLAGIQVKLFEKPTSIDGTYRLIQEVAAFLEEPEKGETLLAQVKSEQTLLEEYVKNNPLINPPAVAFIMARGLETVFLAGEETFASEIIQMAGGKPAGTGFKDFIPLTPEAIVGINPDYLLFFDSGLGTIGGKDGVQQIKGANQTKALQNGNILSFDGQYLSGFGPRVAQAALELAKAIRAN; encoded by the coding sequence ATGATAGCGCGGTTTGTAGTAGGATTCGTAGTGAGTGCACTCTTTGCATGTAGTTCAAAACAAGTTTCTGAGGAAGTTGATAAACAGGAGTGGAAATTGATTACTGCTGGGGGTACAGTTTCTGAAGTGGTGGTTAGTTTAGGGTATTTGGAGCGAATCATTGCGACGGATATTACTTCCACTTTTCCTGCTTCATTGCAGCAACTCCCATCCATAGGATACAGAAATCAAATCAAAGGAGAAGGACTGATGGCTTTGGGGGCTGATATGATTTTGGCTGAGTCAGGGTATCTTTCTGAGGACGTGTTGGATCAATTGAAATTGGCAGGTATTCAAGTTAAATTATTTGAAAAACCAACATCGATTGATGGTACTTACAGACTTATTCAAGAGGTGGCAGCCTTTCTCGAAGAGCCGGAAAAGGGCGAAACATTACTTGCGCAAGTAAAATCTGAGCAAACACTCCTAGAAGAATATGTTAAGAATAACCCTTTGATCAATCCTCCAGCAGTTGCCTTCATTATGGCTAGAGGATTGGAAACGGTTTTCTTGGCAGGTGAAGAAACATTTGCTAGTGAAATCATTCAAATGGCAGGAGGAAAGCCAGCAGGTACGGGTTTCAAAGATTTTATTCCACTAACCCCGGAAGCGATTGTAGGTATTAATCCTGATTACCTATTGTTTTTTGATTCTGGCTTGGGTACGATTGGAGGAAAAGACGGTGTACAGCAAATCAAAGGAGCGAATCAAACAAAAGCTCTTCAAAACGGAAATATTTTGAGTTTCGACGGTCAATACTTATCTGGGTTTGGTCCTCGTGTTGCTCAAGCTGCTTTAGAATTAGCCAAAGCTATCCGTGCCAATTAA
- the atpD gene encoding F0F1 ATP synthase subunit beta, whose amino-acid sequence MANIGKITQVIGPVVDVSFEGGKLPNILDALTVTREDGHQIILEVQQHLGEDRVRTIAMDATEGLVRGTDCVDNEAPISVPTGDAIKGRLFNVVGSAIDGLPEVVSTKRLPIHRSAPRFEDLSTSTEVLFTGIKVIDLIEPYAKGGKIGLFGGAGVGKTVLIQELINNIAKAYSGLSVFAGVGERTREGNDLLREMIESGIVTYGEEFLHSLETEGGWDLSKVDLKKLEESKATFVFGQMNEPPGARARVALTGLTLAEYYRDGEGDGAGKDILFFIDNIFRFTQAGSEVSALLGRMPSAVGYQPTLATEMGAMQERITSTKHGSITSVQAVYVPADDLTDPAPATTFAHLDATTVLSRKIAELGIYPAVDPLDSTSRILSPDILGEEHYGCTQRVKEILQRYKELQDIIAILGMEELSEEDKMVVHRARRVQRFLSQPFHVAEQFTGLKGVLVDIKDTIRGFNMIMDGELDHLPESAFNLVGTIEDAIAKGEKMLAELNN is encoded by the coding sequence ATGGCAAACATTGGTAAGATAACACAGGTAATCGGTCCCGTAGTGGACGTGTCCTTCGAGGGCGGAAAATTACCAAACATCCTCGATGCATTGACAGTGACCAGAGAAGATGGTCACCAAATCATCTTGGAAGTACAACAACACTTAGGTGAAGATAGAGTAAGAACTATCGCGATGGACGCTACTGAGGGCCTTGTAAGAGGTACTGACTGCGTTGACAACGAGGCACCTATTTCAGTACCTACCGGAGATGCTATCAAAGGACGTTTGTTTAACGTAGTAGGTTCAGCAATTGACGGCCTTCCGGAGGTTGTATCTACCAAGCGCTTGCCAATTCACCGTTCTGCACCAAGATTCGAAGATCTTTCCACTTCTACGGAAGTATTATTTACCGGTATTAAAGTGATTGACTTGATCGAGCCTTATGCAAAAGGTGGTAAGATCGGTTTGTTTGGTGGTGCCGGAGTAGGTAAGACGGTATTGATTCAGGAATTGATCAATAACATTGCAAAAGCATACTCTGGATTATCTGTATTTGCCGGTGTAGGTGAGCGAACTCGTGAAGGTAATGACCTTTTGAGAGAAATGATCGAGTCCGGCATTGTAACTTACGGTGAAGAATTCTTGCATTCTCTAGAAACAGAAGGCGGCTGGGATCTTTCCAAAGTAGATTTAAAGAAATTAGAAGAGTCCAAAGCAACCTTCGTGTTTGGTCAGATGAACGAGCCTCCTGGGGCCCGTGCACGAGTAGCCTTGACAGGTTTGACCTTGGCTGAATACTACAGAGATGGAGAAGGTGACGGAGCTGGAAAAGATATCCTATTCTTTATCGACAACATTTTCCGATTTACACAAGCGGGTTCAGAAGTATCTGCTCTACTTGGCCGTATGCCATCTGCCGTAGGTTATCAGCCTACTTTGGCAACTGAGATGGGTGCCATGCAGGAACGAATCACTTCTACAAAGCATGGTTCCATTACATCTGTACAGGCTGTATACGTACCTGCTGATGACTTGACTGACCCTGCTCCTGCGACAACCTTTGCTCACTTGGATGCAACAACAGTACTTTCCAGAAAGATCGCTGAATTGGGTATCTACCCTGCAGTGGATCCATTGGATTCTACTTCCAGAATTCTTTCTCCAGATATTTTGGGTGAAGAACATTACGGATGTACTCAGCGAGTGAAAGAAATTCTTCAACGCTACAAAGAATTGCAGGATATCATTGCTATCTTGGGTATGGAAGAATTGTCTGAAGAAGATAAGATGGTCGTTCATAGAGCAAGAAGAGTTCAGCGTTTCTTGTCACAGCCATTCCACGTTGCAGAGCAGTTTACAGGTTTGAAAGGTGTATTGGTTGATATCAAAGATACGATCAGAGGCTTTAACATGATCATGGACGGTGAATTAGATCATCTTCCAGAATCAGCATTCAACTTGGTAGGTACGATTGAAGATGCCATTGCCAAAGGTGAAAAAATGTTGGCTGAATTAAACAACTAA
- the atpC gene encoding ATP synthase F1 subunit epsilon, translating into MMQLTIITPDQKVFEGEVSEATFPGASGSFQVLKNHAPLVSALDKGNVSYTTKEGKLSLVVDGGVVEVKDNKIVLLAEKVIG; encoded by the coding sequence ATGATGCAATTGACGATAATTACCCCTGACCAAAAGGTATTCGAAGGTGAAGTAAGCGAAGCTACTTTCCCTGGAGCTTCTGGTTCTTTTCAAGTATTGAAAAACCACGCTCCTCTTGTATCGGCATTGGACAAGGGCAATGTTTCCTACACGACCAAAGAAGGAAAACTTTCACTCGTCGTAGATGGGGGCGTTGTAGAGGTAAAAGATAACAAGATTGTCCTGTTGGCTGAAAAAGTCATCGGGTAA
- the rpsU gene encoding 30S ribosomal protein S21 has protein sequence MIIVNVKENESIEKALKRFKKKFDKTGAVRELRARQHFVKPSVKRRDQVIKAAYKQRMQAEASN, from the coding sequence ATGATCATAGTCAACGTAAAAGAAAACGAATCAATCGAAAAAGCGCTTAAGCGTTTTAAAAAGAAGTTTGATAAAACTGGAGCTGTCAGAGAACTGAGAGCCAGACAACACTTTGTAAAGCCTTCTGTCAAGAGAAGAGATCAAGTTATCAAAGCTGCTTATAAACAAAGAATGCAAGCAGAAGCATCCAACTAA
- a CDS encoding protein adenylyltransferase SelO, with protein sequence MSAAIQFNFDTTYTNLPSFFFSEVVPTAVANPQLVLLNQGLAQRLGIPFDENRISEIGKILSGNTLIPETTPLAQAYAGHQFGNFTMLGDGRAILLGEQISPQGERYDIQLKGAGRTPYSRGGDGRAHFAAMLREYLMSEALHYLRIPTSRSLAVVWTGEPVYRERTRPGAVLTRVAKSHLRVGTFEYAKNFQGGAYLQDLLNYAIARHFPDLDESENKAIAFFEQVMELQAALIVDWMRVGFIHGVMNTDNMCIAGETIDYGPCAFMNAYEPKTVFSSIDTQGRYAYGNQPYIAHWNLSCLISALLPAISSNKEEAVKLAEASLQKFPAFYEAQWLDMMRSKLGLTQVDVKDKQLIDRLLGWMQGQKADFTNTFFYLQEGIFPDTATYQSSILEEWISDWEQRIAKENRSKADAQTTMRNVNPAFIPRNHRVEAALSAAEKGDMEPFHQLLEVIQQPYLFRPSLESYQEVPESFDENYQTFCGT encoded by the coding sequence ATGTCCGCTGCAATTCAATTCAATTTCGATACAACCTACACCAACCTTCCTTCATTTTTTTTCAGTGAGGTAGTTCCAACAGCTGTTGCAAATCCCCAATTGGTTTTATTGAACCAAGGACTTGCTCAAAGGCTGGGAATTCCTTTTGATGAGAATAGAATTTCAGAAATTGGAAAGATCCTTTCTGGAAATACCCTCATACCAGAGACTACCCCCCTTGCTCAAGCCTATGCAGGACATCAGTTTGGGAACTTCACCATGTTAGGAGATGGTAGGGCTATCCTCCTTGGAGAGCAAATAAGCCCTCAAGGCGAGCGCTATGACATCCAATTGAAAGGAGCTGGCAGAACTCCCTATTCACGGGGAGGAGATGGACGCGCCCACTTTGCGGCCATGCTGCGGGAGTACCTGATGTCGGAGGCTTTGCATTACTTACGAATTCCAACTTCCCGATCTTTAGCGGTCGTATGGACAGGTGAACCTGTGTACAGAGAGCGAACAAGACCCGGCGCTGTATTGACAAGAGTAGCCAAAAGCCACCTACGCGTGGGTACGTTTGAATACGCTAAAAATTTTCAGGGAGGAGCTTATCTTCAAGATCTATTAAACTATGCCATCGCAAGACATTTCCCAGATTTGGATGAATCAGAAAATAAAGCCATTGCCTTTTTTGAACAGGTCATGGAGTTACAGGCAGCATTGATTGTAGATTGGATGCGGGTAGGATTTATTCACGGAGTAATGAATACGGATAATATGTGTATCGCAGGAGAAACAATTGATTATGGCCCCTGTGCATTTATGAATGCTTATGAACCTAAAACAGTATTTAGCTCCATCGATACTCAAGGTAGGTATGCCTATGGGAATCAGCCTTACATTGCCCACTGGAATCTATCCTGTCTGATATCCGCCTTATTGCCAGCCATCTCATCCAACAAAGAGGAGGCAGTCAAATTAGCGGAAGCAAGTTTACAAAAATTCCCAGCTTTTTATGAAGCTCAATGGTTGGATATGATGCGTAGCAAACTAGGACTTACACAAGTAGATGTCAAGGACAAGCAACTCATTGATCGACTGCTTGGATGGATGCAGGGACAAAAAGCTGATTTTACCAATACATTTTTCTATCTACAAGAGGGGATATTTCCTGATACAGCAACCTATCAATCTTCTATTCTGGAAGAATGGATTTCCGATTGGGAACAACGGATTGCAAAAGAAAACAGGTCAAAAGCAGATGCTCAGACAACAATGCGCAACGTCAATCCTGCATTTATCCCAAGAAATCATCGAGTGGAGGCGGCGCTGAGTGCTGCGGAGAAAGGAGATATGGAACCATTTCACCAATTATTAGAGGTCATCCAACAACCATACCTTTTCAGACCTTCCTTGGAAAGCTATCAAGAAGTGCCGGAATCCTTTGATGAAAACTATCAGACGTTCTGCGGAACCTGA